Proteins from a single region of Deferribacterota bacterium:
- a CDS encoding cupin domain-containing protein, with translation MIKLEGDNLKDVYKQVAIGEKEGWDDYIMRIFTLKYGGFTPKHSHPWPHINYIIKGKGILYINDTLHNIKEGFVAFIQSNTTHQFKNDGDGDFKFICIVPKGCDK, from the coding sequence ATGATAAAATTGGAAGGTGACAATCTGAAAGATGTTTACAAACAAGTTGCAATTGGAGAAAAAGAAGGTTGGGATGATTATATTATGAGAATATTTACATTAAAATATGGTGGTTTTACGCCAAAACACAGTCATCCTTGGCCTCATATCAACTATATCATTAAGGGCAAGGGTATACTTTACATAAATGATACACTTCATAATATTAAAGAAGGTTTTGTAGCTTTTATACAATCAAATACTACACATCAATTTAAAAATGATGGAGATGGAGACTTTAAATTTATATGCATCGTACCTAAGGGATGCGATAAATAG
- a CDS encoding pitrilysin family protein, whose translation MASDFMSNINEFSLNNRMHVITYNKTTSNVCSVRVGFKLPISVEEENKIGLRNLLIHVMTRNTKNYNSRELPIAIESIGGNISPIVSKDYIGVSGVSLCRYTPELINIIKDILYNPSFEGFEEEKNIALQQSKAVKDVWSEAMEMWIFRSLKTKYRYETIGYPDTIKNIKKDDIINLYNKYFAGNNLVFVLAGNLDNIDNLDNVIREFDIDMGKKYTLSSPVEPPLTENFYTENRNVDTSAFVLGIDAPQKKSDDYIDWLFFSTYLSNKMDDEIRQKRGLAYSAASSLLSMISNSYLVVRSDISSSSNIDDALNIAKDYLTKDYIANINTQDFNLVRNMVVGSLSRSNQTSSEIASTLLSNYLNNIALDYYEKLLEKAKKVVLADIISLQYVIPKKPQSIIEIIGKN comes from the coding sequence ATGGCTAGTGATTTTATGTCTAATATAAATGAGTTTTCATTAAATAATAGGATGCACGTTATAACATATAATAAAACCACATCTAATGTGTGTTCAGTACGAGTAGGTTTTAAGCTACCTATAAGTGTCGAGGAAGAGAATAAAATAGGTTTGAGAAATTTATTAATACATGTGATGACAAGAAATACTAAAAACTATAATTCAAGGGAACTTCCAATAGCGATTGAAAGTATTGGTGGAAATATATCCCCTATAGTTAGTAAAGATTATATAGGTGTTTCTGGTGTTTCTTTATGTAGATATACACCAGAACTAATAAATATAATAAAAGATATTTTATATAACCCATCATTTGAAGGTTTTGAAGAAGAAAAAAATATTGCCTTGCAACAATCTAAAGCTGTAAAAGATGTATGGTCTGAGGCAATGGAGATGTGGATTTTTAGAAGTCTTAAGACTAAATATAGATATGAAACTATAGGTTATCCTGATACAATTAAAAACATTAAAAAAGATGATATAATTAATTTATATAATAAATACTTTGCTGGCAATAATCTAGTTTTTGTATTAGCTGGCAATCTTGATAACATAGATAATCTGGATAACGTTATAAGAGAATTCGATATTGATATGGGCAAAAAATATACATTATCAAGCCCAGTTGAACCACCTTTAACAGAAAATTTTTACACTGAAAATAGGAATGTTGATACATCCGCTTTTGTTCTGGGCATAGATGCCCCTCAAAAGAAAAGTGATGATTACATTGATTGGCTATTCTTTTCTACTTACTTGTCAAATAAAATGGATGATGAAATTAGACAAAAAAGAGGTTTAGCATATTCAGCAGCTTCTAGTTTATTAAGTATGATATCAAATAGTTATCTAGTGGTAAGATCAGATATTAGTAGTTCTTCAAATATAGATGACGCTTTAAATATTGCTAAAGATTATTTAACAAAAGATTATATAGCTAATATAAATACTCAAGATTTTAATCTAGTTAGAAATATGGTTGTTGGTAGTTTGTCAAGATCGAACCAGACTTCAAGCGAGATAGCTTCTACATTACTATCGAACTATTTAAATAATATTGCTTTAGATTATTATGAGAAGTTATTAGAAAAAGCTAAGAAGGTAGTCTTAGCTGATATTATATCTTTACAATACGTAATACCAAAAAAACCCCAATCTATTATTGAGATAATAGGCAAAAATTAA
- a CDS encoding pitrilysin family protein, with protein sequence MLTSVFAYKVKHFDNGLTLIYKKYNDSNVVAVDFWVKTGSLYENNENNGASHFMEHMFFKGTKKRPGNIADYIKALGATYNGATSQDYVHYFIEAPKDKLAESIDILTDMLANVDLTEKKFNEEKGVILSELATRKSEPFTNLFDSFGEVIFDPTYPYSRPIGGDYDVVKQMTLDDLKYFYKHFYTKDRITVVVAGNFDEESLVSLTKEKTANINEAGEKVEFDFNPPAPISKPKIVKKEMHTGGIAYSKIGWIGTDALSDDFPALLMLGYVLSGGESSRLDQEIVTTGLASSIMLDFSASKLINDFGFVYVTSPDNVDKVKDIILSEVKKISNGDITNEELERMKILYESSFEMSKERPISLASTLGFYNTVANLDLYDNIIKRIRRIEVDDIVRVCRKYLGSNNYAFLTILPEDSK encoded by the coding sequence ATGTTAACATCAGTTTTTGCTTATAAGGTAAAACATTTTGATAATGGGCTAACCTTGATATATAAGAAATATAATGATTCTAATGTTGTTGCAGTTGATTTTTGGGTGAAAACTGGATCACTCTATGAAAACAACGAGAATAATGGTGCAAGTCACTTTATGGAACATATGTTTTTTAAGGGAACTAAAAAGAGACCAGGCAATATTGCTGATTATATTAAAGCATTGGGTGCAACCTATAATGGAGCAACATCACAAGATTATGTTCATTATTTTATAGAGGCACCCAAAGATAAACTTGCTGAAAGTATTGATATATTGACAGATATGCTTGCAAACGTAGATCTAACAGAGAAAAAGTTTAATGAAGAGAAGGGTGTTATATTGTCTGAACTTGCCACCCGCAAATCTGAACCTTTTACAAATTTGTTTGATTCCTTTGGGGAAGTGATATTCGATCCAACTTATCCATATAGTAGACCTATTGGTGGTGATTATGATGTTGTCAAGCAGATGACCCTTGATGATCTAAAATATTTCTATAAGCACTTTTATACAAAGGATAGAATAACTGTTGTTGTTGCGGGAAATTTTGATGAAGAGTCATTAGTATCTTTGACTAAGGAGAAGACGGCAAATATAAATGAAGCAGGAGAGAAAGTTGAATTTGATTTTAATCCACCTGCGCCAATAAGCAAGCCAAAAATAGTAAAAAAAGAGATGCACACAGGTGGTATTGCATACTCAAAGATTGGCTGGATCGGCACAGATGCGTTAAGCGATGATTTCCCCGCGCTACTAATGCTTGGTTACGTTTTAAGTGGTGGCGAGAGTTCAAGATTAGATCAAGAAATTGTAACAACAGGTCTTGCTTCTTCTATAATGCTAGATTTTTCAGCTTCAAAATTGATTAATGATTTTGGGTTTGTATATGTAACTTCACCTGATAATGTAGATAAAGTTAAAGATATCATCTTAAGTGAGGTTAAAAAAATATCTAATGGTGATATAACAAATGAAGAATTAGAGAGAATGAAAATATTATATGAATCAAGTTTTGAGATGAGTAAAGAAAGACCAATTTCTTTGGCCTCAACTTTAGGTTTTTATAATACTGTGGCGAATCTTGATTTGTATGATAATATCATTAAAAGAATTAGAAGAATAGAGGTAGATGATATTGTAAGAGTCTGTAGGAAGTATTTAGGAAGTAATAACTATGCATTTTTAACTATACTTCCAGAGGACAGTAAATAA